From Halobacillus sp. Marseille-Q1614, the proteins below share one genomic window:
- the walK gene encoding cell wall metabolism sensor histidine kinase WalK: MKKVGFFQSVRLKLTLVYILLLLLGIQVIGSYFVGKLEDQLEANFEESIEGRMRSLTYSLQNTFETERGESDPSLQSDVQSLINDFDENDIHKLQVVNSSSRIIATDGGDFTYSDVGKKTNDAKVLRALIYGNTDPEIMQHPVSGDRLWVGAIPVTASNGDEIYAAVYFEADMSNIYNQLQEINSIFAQGTLLAITVTALLGILMARTITKPLSEMRRQAQIMATGDFSQKVTVHGNDEIGQLGVTFNDLNDKLKLSQATTEGERRKLSSVLSNMSDGVIATDRLGAITLMNAPASKLIGQSFEEVQGQSLIDILDLTDQMNEISEIETVGSMIIDLSSDDQQLLIKANFSVVEDENEEMNGFITVLSDVTEQERVAEERREFVSNVSHELRTPLTTMRSYLEALTDGAWEDKEIAPQFLGVAQNETDRMIRLVNDLLQLSKMDRKDTGLFKEKVEFVGHFHHVIDRFDMHRHENITFKRELSEQELFVWIDKDKITQVLDNIISNAVKYSPEGGTITFRAESKKKQLLVSISDQGLGMPSNTVDKIFDRFYRVDKARSREMGGTGLGLAISREIIEAHHGQIWAHSKEGKGTTIFFTLPLINQKRRKRK, translated from the coding sequence ATGAAAAAGGTAGGATTTTTTCAGTCGGTACGGCTGAAGCTGACCCTGGTTTATATACTGCTTCTTCTGCTAGGAATCCAGGTGATTGGTTCCTATTTCGTTGGAAAACTTGAAGATCAGCTGGAGGCGAACTTCGAAGAATCGATTGAGGGGCGGATGCGGTCTCTCACGTATAGTTTACAGAACACTTTTGAGACCGAACGGGGAGAATCCGACCCCTCCCTGCAGTCAGATGTACAGAGTTTGATCAATGATTTTGATGAAAACGATATTCATAAGCTTCAGGTTGTTAACAGCAGCAGCCGTATCATTGCGACCGATGGCGGCGATTTTACTTATTCAGATGTCGGTAAAAAGACGAATGATGCCAAGGTGCTGCGCGCTCTTATCTATGGAAATACCGATCCGGAAATTATGCAGCACCCGGTGAGCGGTGACCGCCTCTGGGTAGGAGCTATCCCTGTCACCGCCAGTAATGGCGATGAGATATACGCCGCTGTTTATTTTGAAGCAGACATGAGTAATATTTACAACCAATTGCAGGAAATAAATTCCATATTTGCTCAAGGAACACTTTTAGCGATTACGGTTACCGCCCTTTTAGGCATACTTATGGCACGGACGATTACGAAGCCTTTATCCGAGATGAGAAGGCAGGCGCAAATCATGGCCACCGGGGACTTTTCACAAAAAGTTACCGTACATGGTAATGATGAGATCGGCCAGCTGGGTGTAACATTCAATGACTTAAATGATAAGCTCAAGCTCTCCCAGGCTACGACAGAAGGCGAGCGAAGGAAACTAAGCTCGGTCCTTTCAAATATGTCGGATGGCGTTATCGCGACAGACCGTCTAGGGGCGATTACGCTTATGAACGCACCGGCTTCTAAGCTGATCGGCCAAAGCTTTGAAGAAGTGCAGGGACAGTCGCTGATCGATATTCTCGATTTAACCGATCAAATGAATGAAATATCGGAAATTGAAACCGTTGGATCGATGATTATTGACTTAAGCAGTGATGATCAGCAGCTGCTCATTAAAGCCAATTTCTCAGTCGTAGAAGACGAAAATGAAGAAATGAACGGCTTTATTACCGTGTTGAGTGATGTAACAGAGCAGGAGAGAGTAGCCGAGGAACGCCGTGAGTTCGTTTCCAATGTATCGCACGAGCTGCGCACGCCGCTGACGACGATGCGAAGCTACCTAGAAGCACTCACGGATGGAGCATGGGAAGATAAAGAGATCGCCCCTCAATTTCTCGGGGTGGCCCAGAATGAGACCGACCGCATGATCCGTCTCGTGAACGATTTATTGCAATTGTCGAAAATGGATCGGAAAGATACCGGGCTGTTTAAGGAAAAAGTCGAGTTTGTCGGCCATTTCCATCATGTGATCGACCGTTTCGACATGCACCGCCATGAGAATATTACTTTCAAACGGGAGCTCTCCGAACAGGAACTCTTCGTCTGGATTGATAAAGATAAGATTACGCAGGTGCTCGACAATATCATATCGAATGCGGTTAAATATTCGCCAGAGGGCGGAACGATTACGTTTCGAGCCGAATCTAAGAAAAAACAATTACTGGTCAGCATCTCAGACCAGGGGTTAGGCATGCCTTCGAACACCGTGGACAAAATATTTGATCGCTTTTACCGCGTCGACAAAGCCCGGTCGCGGGAAATGGGCGGAACCGGACTTGGCCTCGCTATTTCCCGGGAAATAATCGAAGCTCATCATGGTCAAATATGGGCGCACAGTAAAGAAGGCAAAGGGACCACTATATTCTTTACACTTCCGCTCATTAACCAGAAGCGGAGGAAGCGAAAATGA
- a CDS encoding YycH family regulatory protein: MKVETIKTIILVLLIMFSLLLTVALWTYQPNYDSLENEDGVIDETSINGEEVEISSLIAPNKFIFHRNGLHYAFSDPENVTVTFNELQEWTMRDLIQIEDAGIPEHDGSMVEVTFPTEIPSQAMPGLFTLEDESQGVPPGEFNRMFFVFRENGGAEVFFTSDRPDASSFRATISEDDASRLKAASNEESQLTDQVAFKKEDQRPIYLPKGPVSVEKDLVQPKRIEILPLQNELFPNPAAVKNTSTSSTEQRLTDYYRRLEVFAQGKRMEYVDLVPNDTEVQSTLSSYDVLEESVNFINGHEGWTDTFRLNQFSPSPANSTVQFNMYFDNYPLLESSDDIHKIELEFEEQTVQRYMRPLLDFEAYYQSPNQTEQLTSGENVISFLENSNQYSLRLIEDIQVGYRIEPQVQGYQVYELVPAWFVLENGRWKEITELTEGGDPNAMGTN; encoded by the coding sequence ATGAAAGTAGAAACGATAAAAACGATCATTCTCGTCCTGTTAATTATGTTCAGCCTGCTCTTAACAGTAGCTTTATGGACGTATCAGCCGAACTATGACAGTTTGGAAAATGAAGATGGAGTTATTGATGAAACGAGTATTAATGGAGAAGAAGTGGAGATCTCATCTTTAATCGCTCCCAATAAGTTCATTTTTCATAGAAACGGACTCCATTACGCTTTTAGTGATCCGGAGAATGTGACGGTTACATTTAATGAACTGCAGGAGTGGACGATGAGAGATTTAATTCAAATTGAAGATGCCGGCATTCCAGAACACGACGGCTCTATGGTGGAAGTGACATTCCCAACGGAAATCCCAAGCCAGGCCATGCCGGGACTTTTCACCCTTGAAGATGAAAGCCAGGGCGTACCGCCGGGTGAATTTAACCGCATGTTCTTTGTGTTTAGAGAGAATGGCGGGGCCGAAGTCTTTTTCACCTCAGACCGCCCTGACGCTTCTTCCTTCAGAGCGACGATCTCAGAGGATGATGCCAGCAGGCTTAAGGCAGCATCTAATGAGGAGAGCCAGTTAACCGATCAGGTGGCCTTTAAGAAGGAAGATCAGCGCCCGATTTATCTTCCGAAAGGGCCTGTATCTGTCGAAAAAGATCTCGTGCAGCCGAAGAGAATCGAAATTTTGCCGCTGCAAAATGAGCTTTTCCCTAATCCGGCCGCTGTAAAAAATACTTCAACATCATCAACTGAGCAGCGATTAACCGACTACTACCGCCGTCTCGAAGTTTTTGCACAGGGAAAACGAATGGAATATGTCGATCTTGTGCCGAATGATACGGAAGTGCAGTCAACATTAAGCTCTTACGATGTGTTAGAAGAAAGTGTGAACTTTATTAACGGCCATGAAGGATGGACGGATACGTTCAGGCTGAACCAATTCAGCCCGTCTCCAGCGAACTCAACCGTTCAATTCAATATGTATTTTGATAACTATCCACTGCTCGAAAGCTCAGATGATATCCACAAAATCGAGCTGGAATTTGAGGAGCAAACCGTGCAGCGGTATATGCGCCCGCTTCTTGATTTTGAAGCTTATTATCAAAGTCCAAACCAGACGGAACAATTAACGTCCGGGGAAAACGTGATTTCATTTCTTGAGAATTCGAACCAGTACAGCCTCCGCTTAATTGAAGATATTCAGGTCGGCTATCGAATTGAGCCGCAGGTGCAGGGCTATCAAGTCTATGAACTCGTTCCGGCCTGGTTCGTATTGGAGAACGGCCGTTGGAAGGAAATTACCGAGCTGACGGAAGGAGGAGATCCAAATGCAATGGGGACAAATTAA
- a CDS encoding two-component system regulatory protein YycI translates to MQWGQIKTLFIISFLILDLFLLQQFLTKQEKAEDVGTIQDSTLVESYRDEDITIADDVPDETPEVASLTASPGKFSDARLEQIRKINDQDIRVYGGELLVSTLDDPVSVDVDNVSEVVSDHVPFSSQYSYWGWNQDRDKILFFQTSNSNTIYYNSAGVLIIDVANGEMTGYKATILEPGESEENIEEELLSPTDVIQILFGDGMITSGDEVTSMTMGYHSAANLDPLQVFAPTWKVTVNGQEDHFVNALAVEGQILSIEEERFIRDTMQSFQEIIDENEQDVFSNQETDTDNDDDDQPGMSD, encoded by the coding sequence ATGCAATGGGGACAAATTAAAACCTTGTTTATCATCAGCTTTCTCATTTTGGACCTCTTCCTTCTTCAGCAGTTTCTAACCAAACAGGAGAAGGCCGAGGATGTAGGAACCATTCAAGATTCCACTCTGGTAGAAAGTTACAGAGACGAGGATATTACGATTGCGGATGATGTTCCTGATGAAACTCCGGAAGTCGCCTCGTTAACGGCCTCTCCTGGAAAGTTTTCGGATGCCCGCCTTGAGCAGATCCGAAAGATTAACGACCAGGACATCCGGGTTTATGGCGGCGAGCTTCTCGTTTCCACATTGGATGACCCTGTTTCCGTTGATGTTGATAACGTTTCAGAAGTAGTCAGTGATCATGTCCCGTTTAGCAGCCAGTATTCCTATTGGGGATGGAACCAGGATAGAGATAAGATCTTATTTTTCCAAACTTCCAACTCGAATACGATTTACTATAACTCTGCCGGGGTATTGATAATAGACGTAGCCAATGGAGAAATGACCGGATATAAAGCAACCATTCTTGAACCTGGAGAATCGGAAGAAAACATTGAAGAAGAGCTGCTCAGTCCAACGGATGTGATTCAAATTCTGTTTGGTGACGGGATGATTACCTCCGGGGACGAGGTAACGAGCATGACCATGGGTTATCACTCAGCAGCTAACCTTGACCCTCTGCAGGTGTTTGCGCCGACGTGGAAAGTGACCGTCAACGGGCAAGAGGATCACTTTGTCAACGCGCTTGCTGTTGAGGGGCAGATTTTAAGTATTGAGGAAGAAAGATTTATTCGAGATACGATGCAGTCCTTTCAGGAAATTATAGATGAAAATGAACAGGACGTATTTTCTAATCAGGAAACAGATACGGACAATGACGACGATGACCAGCCAGGTATGAGTGACTAG
- a CDS encoding MBL fold metallo-hydrolase, translated as MTMQFSVLASGSTGNAFYIESGEEKILVDAGLSGKKIEGLLEQIQVNPSDLSRILVTHEHSDHIKGLGIMARRYNLPIYANEKTWNAMESHLGKLSLDQKFHFNMEETQNFGGIDVESFAVSHDAADPMFYTFCKDGKKVSLVTDLGYVSERIKKTVEASDALVFESNHDVSMLRMGRYPWNIKRRILGDSGHVSNEDCALALTDILDDCTKRVYLAHLSLDNNMKDLARMSVKNVLEERGFEIGRRIELHDTDPVTATPLYKV; from the coding sequence ATGACGATGCAATTTAGTGTGCTCGCTTCAGGCAGTACAGGCAATGCCTTTTATATAGAGTCGGGAGAGGAAAAAATTCTAGTAGATGCGGGGCTGAGCGGGAAAAAAATCGAAGGGCTTTTGGAACAGATTCAAGTCAACCCGAGCGATTTATCCCGCATCCTCGTTACTCATGAGCATAGTGATCATATTAAAGGGCTTGGCATTATGGCCCGCCGCTATAATTTGCCGATCTATGCGAATGAGAAAACGTGGAATGCGATGGAAAGCCACCTGGGCAAGCTGTCGCTCGATCAGAAGTTCCATTTCAATATGGAAGAGACCCAAAACTTCGGCGGGATCGACGTCGAATCATTTGCCGTCTCGCATGACGCGGCAGATCCGATGTTTTATACCTTCTGTAAAGATGGGAAGAAGGTTTCTCTTGTGACCGATCTCGGCTATGTATCAGAACGGATTAAGAAAACCGTCGAAGCATCAGACGCGCTTGTGTTTGAATCCAATCATGACGTCAGTATGCTGCGCATGGGCCGCTATCCATGGAATATAAAGCGCAGGATTCTCGGGGATTCGGGGCACGTATCCAATGAAGACTGTGCGCTTGCGCTGACGGATATTTTAGATGACTGCACAAAGCGGGTCTACCTCGCCCACTTAAGTTTAGATAACAATATGAAGGACTTAGCGAGAATGTCGGTTAAGAACGTATTGGAGGAACGGGGATTTGAAATTGGACGCCGGATTGAGCTTCACGATACCGATCCAGTGACGGCCACTCCTCTCTATAAAGTTTAA
- a CDS encoding S1C family serine protease gives MGYYDDHSPATRQQKNRRRYMMPTVIGLVLGAVLVLLALPALVQTNLLPYNITVPDEESESIDEDSTTRSEQVEYDVNTQITEVVEEVTPSVVGVVNLQNQSDFWNSQNNPAQAGEGSGVIYKTEGDTAYVVTNNHVIEGASEIEVVLFDDTRIPAELIGGDVFTDLAVLKMSSEDVTKVAEIGSSEPLKVGEPAIAIGNPLGLRFAGSVTKGIISGTQRAIPQDFNNDGQEDWQAEVIQTDAAINPGNSGGALINIKGQLIGINSMKVAQSSVEGIGFAIPIDSAMPIIEELEKSGQVTRAFIGVEAYGLNEVPSSEWESTLNLPEEVEGGLYIRSVSQMSPAAKAGLEPLDVITELDGEPVNDIIDLRKYLYDKKDPGDELEITYYRDGEPNTTTVTLATQE, from the coding sequence GTGGGCTACTACGACGATCATTCACCAGCCACCAGGCAGCAAAAGAACCGCCGCCGGTACATGATGCCAACCGTAATTGGCCTTGTACTTGGAGCTGTTCTTGTGCTGCTCGCGTTACCGGCGCTGGTTCAGACTAATTTACTTCCTTATAACATTACCGTTCCCGATGAAGAAAGCGAATCCATAGATGAGGACTCCACCACCAGAAGCGAACAGGTGGAATACGACGTGAATACCCAGATTACAGAAGTCGTAGAAGAAGTAACCCCCTCCGTCGTGGGTGTGGTAAACCTTCAGAACCAGTCGGACTTTTGGAACAGCCAAAATAATCCTGCCCAGGCAGGCGAAGGCTCCGGCGTCATTTATAAAACAGAAGGAGACACGGCTTACGTTGTCACGAACAACCACGTCATCGAAGGGGCCAGTGAAATTGAAGTGGTTCTCTTTGACGACACGAGAATACCGGCTGAGTTAATCGGCGGAGACGTATTTACGGATTTAGCTGTACTTAAAATGTCGAGTGAAGATGTAACGAAGGTTGCTGAGATTGGCTCCTCTGAACCCTTGAAAGTCGGCGAACCGGCGATTGCCATAGGGAACCCGTTAGGTCTGCGCTTTGCCGGATCTGTGACTAAAGGAATTATCAGCGGGACGCAGCGCGCGATTCCACAGGACTTTAACAATGACGGCCAGGAAGACTGGCAGGCAGAAGTTATTCAGACCGATGCCGCCATTAACCCGGGGAACAGCGGGGGTGCCCTTATCAATATTAAGGGACAGCTGATTGGCATTAACTCGATGAAAGTGGCCCAGTCCTCTGTTGAAGGAATCGGCTTTGCCATCCCGATTGATTCGGCCATGCCTATCATAGAAGAATTAGAGAAGAGCGGACAGGTGACCCGCGCATTTATTGGAGTTGAAGCTTACGGATTAAATGAAGTACCGTCCTCTGAATGGGAGTCCACCTTAAATCTTCCGGAAGAAGTGGAAGGCGGCTTATATATCCGCAGCGTCTCTCAAATGTCTCCGGCGGCTAAAGCAGGACTTGAACCGCTCGATGTCATTACAGAGCTCGACGGTGAGCCGGTCAATGATATTATTGATTTGCGTAAGTATTTGTACGACAAAAAAGATCCTGGTGATGAACTGGAGATTACGTATTACCGTGACGGTGAGCCGAATACAACGACCGTTACACTGGCAACGCAGGAATAA